The Celeribacter marinus genome window below encodes:
- the alaS gene encoding alanine--tRNA ligase, whose protein sequence is MPSVNDIRSTFLNYFDTNGHKVVDSSSLVPRNDPTLMFTNSGMVQFKNCFTGLEKRDYVRATSAQKCVRAGGKHNDLDNVGYTARHHTFFEMLGNFSFGDYFKDDAIRFAWELITGEFAIPKDKLYVTVYHTDDEAFNIWKKVGVPEERIIRIATSDNFWQMGDTGPCGPCTEIFYDHGDHIWGGPPGSPDEDGDRFIEIWNVVFMQNERFADGSMTDLDMQSIDTGMGLERIAALLQGSHDNYDTDLMKALIEASAHATSVDPFGDKNVHHRVIADHLRSTSFLIADGVMPSNEGRGYVLRRIMRRAMRHAHLLGAKDPVMHSLVPELVRQMGDAYPELRQGQAMIEETLRLEETRFKQTLERGLKLLDDELDGLGEGEKLAGAAAFKLYDTFGFPLDLTQDALREKGREVDTDGFDVAMAEQKAKARAAWAGSGETADATVWYDVAEDKGVSEFLGYETEKAEGEIVALVKDGARVQTAKAGDTVQIVVNQTPFYGESGGQVGDMGVIRVDDNVAKVTDTKKVAGVFIHIAEVVSGAINVGEPAVLEVDHTRRSAIRANHSATHLLHEALRVTLGDHVAQRGSLNAPDRLRFDFSHGKALSAAELATVEADVNAFIRQNTPVETRLMTPDDARAIGAQALFGEKYGDEVRVVSMGRADTGKGSDGKTYSLELCGGTHVARTGDIGVCVITGDSASSAGVRRIEALTGQAAIEYMAQAAGRADEVAAVLKAPVGEVVDRVKALSDERKKLEQEVANLRQQIAMSGGASGGAVEAITVNGIAFLAQALDGVSGKDLRGLIDAHKNNLGSGVILLIADDDGKVAVACGVTDDLTQTVSAVDVLKAAVAKVGGKGGGGRADMAQGGGKDFSGAQAAIAAAEAVLKG, encoded by the coding sequence ATGCCAAGCGTCAACGATATCCGGTCCACCTTTCTGAACTATTTTGACACCAACGGCCATAAGGTCGTGGACAGCTCATCGCTTGTCCCGCGCAATGATCCCACCTTGATGTTTACGAACTCGGGCATGGTTCAATTCAAAAACTGTTTCACAGGCTTGGAAAAACGCGACTATGTGCGGGCGACATCGGCCCAAAAATGCGTGCGCGCAGGGGGCAAACACAATGACCTCGACAATGTCGGCTACACCGCGCGCCACCACACATTCTTTGAAATGCTCGGCAACTTTTCGTTTGGCGACTATTTCAAAGATGATGCTATCCGGTTTGCATGGGAATTGATCACCGGCGAATTCGCCATCCCAAAAGACAAACTCTACGTCACCGTCTACCACACCGATGACGAAGCCTTTAATATCTGGAAAAAGGTCGGTGTGCCCGAAGAACGCATTATCCGTATCGCCACCTCTGACAATTTTTGGCAGATGGGCGACACGGGGCCGTGCGGTCCGTGCACCGAGATTTTTTACGACCACGGCGACCACATCTGGGGCGGCCCTCCCGGCTCCCCCGACGAGGATGGCGACCGCTTCATCGAGATCTGGAACGTGGTGTTCATGCAAAATGAACGCTTTGCGGACGGGTCTATGACTGATCTGGATATGCAATCCATTGATACGGGCATGGGGCTAGAGCGGATCGCGGCGTTATTGCAAGGTTCGCACGACAACTATGACACCGACCTGATGAAAGCGCTGATTGAGGCGTCTGCGCACGCCACGTCCGTCGATCCGTTTGGCGACAAAAACGTGCATCACCGTGTGATCGCCGACCACTTGCGCTCGACATCGTTTCTGATCGCCGATGGCGTTATGCCGTCCAATGAGGGGCGCGGCTACGTGTTGCGCCGCATTATGCGCCGCGCCATGCGTCACGCGCATCTGCTTGGGGCGAAAGATCCGGTCATGCATAGCCTTGTGCCGGAATTGGTGCGTCAAATGGGCGATGCCTATCCCGAATTGCGTCAGGGCCAAGCCATGATTGAGGAAACGCTCCGCCTTGAGGAAACCCGTTTCAAACAGACACTTGAGCGTGGCTTGAAATTGCTCGATGACGAGTTGGACGGTTTGGGTGAGGGTGAAAAACTTGCGGGTGCCGCCGCGTTTAAACTTTACGACACGTTTGGATTTCCCCTTGATCTGACGCAAGATGCATTGCGTGAAAAAGGCCGTGAGGTCGACACGGACGGGTTTGATGTCGCTATGGCTGAGCAAAAAGCCAAGGCGCGCGCGGCATGGGCCGGATCGGGTGAAACTGCGGATGCAACCGTTTGGTACGATGTCGCCGAAGACAAAGGCGTGAGCGAATTCCTGGGCTACGAGACCGAAAAGGCCGAGGGCGAGATCGTCGCACTCGTAAAAGACGGCGCACGGGTCCAGACCGCAAAGGCGGGCGATACGGTGCAAATCGTCGTCAACCAGACGCCATTTTACGGCGAAAGCGGTGGACAGGTTGGCGACATGGGCGTGATCCGTGTCGACGACAACGTTGCAAAAGTCACTGACACCAAAAAGGTCGCGGGTGTGTTCATTCACATCGCTGAGGTTGTTTCGGGGGCCATCAACGTGGGTGAACCGGCTGTGCTTGAGGTCGATCACACGCGCCGCTCTGCCATTCGGGCCAACCATTCGGCCACGCACCTGTTGCACGAGGCGCTTCGCGTCACGCTTGGCGATCATGTGGCGCAACGCGGATCGCTCAATGCGCCCGATCGTTTGCGGTTCGATTTCTCCCATGGCAAGGCTTTGAGTGCTGCGGAACTGGCCACTGTTGAGGCTGATGTGAACGCGTTTATCCGTCAAAACACGCCGGTTGAGACCCGCCTTATGACCCCTGATGATGCGCGCGCGATTGGCGCTCAGGCGCTGTTTGGCGAGAAATACGGCGACGAAGTACGCGTTGTCTCTATGGGGCGCGCGGATACTGGCAAAGGGTCGGACGGCAAAACCTATTCGCTCGAGCTGTGCGGAGGCACGCATGTGGCGCGCACGGGCGACATCGGTGTCTGTGTGATCACGGGCGACAGTGCATCGTCTGCGGGCGTGCGCCGCATTGAGGCGCTCACAGGTCAGGCGGCGATTGAGTATATGGCACAAGCGGCCGGTCGCGCCGATGAGGTCGCAGCCGTGCTAAAGGCCCCTGTGGGCGAAGTTGTCGACCGTGTCAAAGCGCTGTCTGACGAGCGGAAAAAGCTCGAGCAAGAGGTCGCAAACCTGCGCCAACAGATCGCCATGAGCGGCGGCGCATCAGGTGGCGCGGTTGAGGCGATCACTGTGAACGGCATCGCGTTCCTCGCCCAAGCGTTGGACGGCGTGTCTGGCAAAGATCTACGTGGCTTGATCGATGCGCACAAAAACAACCTTGGCTCCGGTGTGATCCTCTTGATCGCGGATGATGATGGTAAGGTCGCGGTGGCCTGTGGTGTGACCGATGATTTGACGCAAACCGTGTCCGCCGTTGACGTGCTCAAAGCGGCAGTTGCCAAAGTGGGCGGCAAGGGCGGCGGTGGTCGCGCGGATATGGCCCAAGGGGGCGGCAAGGATTTTTCCGGTGCTCAGGCTGCAATTGCAGCGGCTGAGGCCGTGCTGAAGGGATAA
- the recA gene encoding recombinase RecA → MAKAAAAEMSKNDSNKQKALDSALAQIERQFGKGSIMKLGADNPAQEIESTSTGSLGLDIALGIGGIPKGRIIEIYGPESSGKTTLTLHCVAEEQKKGGVCAFVDAEHALDPIYARKLGVDLDELLISQPDTGEQALEIVDTLVRSGAVSLVVVDSVAALTPKSELEGDMGDSSVGVQARLMSQAMRKLTGSINRSKCTVIFINQIRMKIGVMFGSPETTTGGNALKFYASVRLDIRRIGQIKDRDEVVGSETRVKVVKNKVAPPFKQVEFDIMYGEGISKTGELLDLGVKAGVVDKAGSWFSYGDERIGQGRENAKRFLKENSRFALEIEDKIRASHGLEFDLAEEFAAIEETTDVVEGDEAE, encoded by the coding sequence AAGCAAAAGGCACTGGATAGCGCGCTTGCGCAAATCGAGCGGCAGTTTGGCAAAGGGTCGATCATGAAATTGGGTGCGGATAATCCCGCCCAAGAGATCGAATCGACCTCCACCGGCTCACTTGGCCTTGATATCGCGCTTGGCATCGGTGGTATCCCCAAGGGGCGGATCATTGAGATCTACGGGCCGGAGTCGTCGGGTAAAACCACGCTCACGCTGCACTGTGTCGCCGAAGAGCAGAAAAAAGGTGGTGTATGCGCCTTTGTCGATGCTGAACACGCGCTTGACCCGATCTATGCCCGCAAATTGGGGGTCGACCTTGACGAGTTGCTGATTTCGCAGCCCGACACAGGGGAGCAAGCCCTCGAAATCGTCGACACTTTGGTGCGCTCTGGCGCGGTGTCGTTGGTTGTCGTCGACTCTGTTGCAGCTTTGACGCCAAAATCCGAGTTAGAGGGCGACATGGGCGATAGCTCCGTGGGTGTTCAGGCACGCCTGATGTCACAAGCCATGCGCAAACTCACAGGCTCGATCAACCGCTCCAAATGTACAGTTATTTTCATCAACCAAATCCGGATGAAAATCGGCGTCATGTTCGGCTCGCCCGAAACCACAACGGGCGGCAACGCGTTGAAGTTCTACGCCTCTGTACGTCTGGATATTCGCCGCATCGGTCAAATCAAAGACCGCGATGAGGTCGTCGGCTCCGAGACACGTGTGAAAGTCGTCAAAAACAAAGTGGCACCACCGTTCAAACAGGTCGAATTCGATATCATGTACGGTGAGGGCATTTCGAAAACCGGTGAGCTTCTTGATCTTGGGGTCAAGGCGGGTGTGGTCGACAAGGCTGGCTCATGGTTCTCTTATGGGGATGAACGCATCGGGCAGGGGCGTGAAAACGCCAAGCGGTTCTTGAAAGAGAACTCCCGCTTTGCTCTTGAGATCGAAGATAAAATTCGCGCATCCCACGGGCTTGAATTCGATCTCGCCGAAGAGTTCGCAGCCATTGAAGAAACCACAGATGTGGTTGAGGGCGACGAGGCGGAATAA